The window aaatgattatttattacattaaaataaatatattgatttaagacaatttgttgttatatatatgacaattatatgtttttatatatatatatatatatatatatatatatatattatttaaaatattatttatatcacaaAAATGTGAAtgcattgttatcattatattgtcatattatgttaataatatttgggCCATGATAATTCATTTTACTTCACTTAATCTATTTAGCTTGAGCAAATGGAATTGGAAGTTCGTGGGATGAGTGGAAGTGCCCGTGACCGTTTACGTGGTCGTGTGGAAAGTCATAGGGCAGAATTAAAACGATTAACGCAAGAATTTCAATCAGCGAAAAGACCAAAAGAGGATGTTATTGATATAGGTGCGGAAGAGTCATGGGAGAGCAGTGTAACAGaagatcaaaagaaaagattattagATGCTTCTGACAAAATAGATAGAACTGGAAGAACATTGCAGAATGGTTATCGCATGGTATTAGAGACTGAGGAAATTGGTTCGCAAGTTTTAAAAGATTTACATGATCAAAGAGAAACGATACAGAGAGGTCGAGGAAGGgttagttatattatatatacatatatatgtatgtatgtatgtatatatatatatatatatatatattgatttctAAAAACATTGTAGTGTTTATATAGTCAATGGttcattttcttcataaaaaaaaaaaaacatggatCAATGATTTTCATTGTAAATTGTATCTACTATTTCTAGTTACGAGACACAGATGCAGAACTAGGACGTGGATCTCGCTTATTATCAGGGATGATTATGCGAAGTCTTCAACAAAGATTAATTTTAGCAGTAGTAGCCttagcattaataatagtcATGTGTTTTGTGGTGTATTATAGTTTTAAGTCTAAGAGTTaagaaaacaaggaaaaaagaaagaaaaaagagaacaaagaaacaaaacaaaaagcaaaTATAGAGCTTTGTGTTCAACGGATCGATTGTAAggcatatttataataattagtaaatttgcgatattatttttaccaaaTGCAACACAATTgttaatagataattattaaattataaaagttacACGCGCGTACGCGGAATGTCGTCTTAATGtaattccattctttttttcttttttttttttttttttcacattgcTTATAATATTCTGCGCGCAATTGTTATTTGATATTGTATCGatagtaaattatatatctcagaatttcttatatttatgaatgtatacaataacaaaaaagttCCAACAATATCTTCTGATTGAGCGCATTtccaaaattaataataacagttcaTGATAGGCACTTTTGGCACGTTGTTATCGTGAAATAAAATAGGGGTGGGGGGAGAGGaaagttttttctcttttttttcttttttttttctttttcttttttttttttttttctttaatctatGATCAGCTCTATCATATTATAGCAACGTGATTGGCaaattaattcattgaaatttttgtataacactttcaatataataattactgtATATAAGTTCATTAATTTTCactctctattttatttattgcatATTTTAGAAATCGTTCAACTTTATCATATATCAATGAGCTAAtcaaaaatcataaataatcattaatttttcattctaatctacaataataatgcattTGATTCTTCTGTGTTTTcttctaaatatatacatatatatatataaatagataaatatatatatatatatatatttcatatatatatatgaaattctaacttttaaaacaaaatatacttTTGATGAGAAAATGacgaagatataaatataaagcaatgacgtatcatataatattgttagCATTCATTAAACAAACTTGACAAAAGAAAACACTattaaatagagatagatagatagatagagagagagagagagagagagagagagagagagagagagagagagagagagagagagagagagaagtactaGACGCGCCTAATAATATAACACATTTTATtagagatataatattatcaagtacCTCAATAACTTAGATGGTGCTTCTTCTGCGATGCTCTATATATCTGTGAAAATGattcataataaaagtattaagaCTTTAAGGAATATTTGAGACGGTAGATCTGAATTTATTGGAGAAACGTTTGAATAGTTCGTTCGACGAAAACACTGGCATTCAATCCGATCAGTTAAATTGTTGATAAAGATCTTCTATTTGGGGCTTGAAGTATGCTTTTAATTGAGGcctttttgttttcaacgTCGGCGTGAGAAGACCATTTTGTACGGAAAATGGGTCCGGATGTAAGTAAATATCTTTGAcctattttcaaaaaaaaaaaaaaaaaaggaaaagaaaaataatcatatgagTCATTTtgctatttcttctttttttttttttttaaattctaaagAAAACACAAAAAGTGTTATCGTGaacaaatattctatatatatatatatatatatatatatatatatatacgtgaaaaAACATCGCAAAATTTGCATGCAAATATCTTGATAGttgtattatttcaatgaCTCACCTGTTCGAATGACTTCaaaccattttcttttccccacATGTGCATATCGCACAAGATCAACCTCTTGACCTCTGGATTCGCGCAAAGAACGCTTAATGTACCTGGTATACCGTTTTCCACGGCCCAACATTTAATTACGTCTACGTCCGGTACAACTATCCCTACGACGCAAGATTTTAAAGATTCCCCATGGACGAATACTTGATGCACATATTGGCTACGTAAATAGgcattttcgattttttcagGAACTATATATTCCCCTTGggacaatttaaaaatatgtttcttcCGATCGATTATTCTTAACGTGCcgttctgaaaaaaaaaaaaaaaaaacaaaaaaaagaaaaaaaaaagaaaagaaaagaaaaacaaaatgaaaaaaaagaaggaaagaaggaaacgagGATAACAATcggatataataaagatagacagatgtaatattatatttcgcgATTTGGATTACTTGAAATTTGAATCCTTACGGGTAACCACATGCCAACGTCTCCCGTGTGATGCCATCCGAGTTCATCGACTACCTCAGCCGTTTTTTCTGGATCCTTGAAATATCCTACAAATACGTTAGTACCCTTGACGCACACCTCGCCTTGATTGTTGATAGCATAATATTCCATTTCTGGTACGTCTACTAGTTTAATGCAGCAACAAGCTACTGGTGGTCCCACGTGTTCTGGTACATGATCACCCTTAGAtattgaaaaacaaatatttcattaattatttattaattgacgattattaaatgttaaacaaaatttaattatcgataaccAATGTACCCGTATGTCATCATCCGTTTATACTATCTACgcgtctatgtatatatatatatatatatatatataaaagattattttcagatttatataaaattaatcgcgATTTCGATTGAATGCGGTGACATTTAAAACATTTACAATTGTTCATGCtataaaagcaaaagaaacagagaaagagagggagggagagagagagagagagagagagagagagagagagagagagggagaaagagagagtgggtgagaaggagagagaaagagagagagagagagagagagagaaagaaatcgttattaacgtatttaCGTTTGCTATAACGTATGCATCACTACATTTTCATCCAATGAATCCGCACAAGGTACTTTAACAGCGTTGTATTACCGGCTGATACAGCTGTCCGACTACTATATTGATCCTCAAAGGTTTGCCAAAAATAGTGCTCGCGTGTATGTCACTTGATTATTTGTCAGCTCTCTCTATTCGAATAGTCTGGTCATGTTGTTGCGAAGAGACGGTCTGACGACGTTCTGtcgattaaacaaatttttcttctttctatataagtaatatgtatatacatacataaagagagagagagagagagagagagagagagagagagagagagaagagaaaaagcgtgaatttaattatatatctatatatgtatatttatatatacatatatatatatatatatatatatatatatgtatttatgtatatataatatatacaaatacggtgatacatttagaaaattatttgcatgcattaagaaaaagaaaagattgataataataataataattcaaaaaacaaaaaaaaagaaataatgacgaaaagcatacaaaaaaaatcgtGTTCACCATCCTTGTGCGATATCTACTTCCGCGTGCTTcatatatttcctttcttttctttttttttttctttttttttcttcttttcttttttccttttttaaatgtGATTAAAGTGCGTACCCGTGGCAAGTATTAAAGTTGACGTGTGCACGAGAGGTTTATTTGCGGCGCGTTTATTGACCGTCTCGTTTGAGTCATAAGCGCCTACTTCAAAATTAAAACACGCCTCGTTGAAATTACTTCAGCCGAATATCTCTAATCtcaataatgaaatatgttTCAAGGGGATAGATTGACAGTGttggtaagagagaaagagagaaagagggagatagagagaaagagagagagagagagagagagagagagagagagagagagagaatcacgAGTTccaaaaagatattttcaaaatatgttaaaatcTAAAGAACGACCTTgctaataaaaaggaaaaagaaataaaatagaaggatgaagaagaaaaatgagaaaaaaataataaagaagaaaaaaaaagaacaattctACGATTCTAcgatagagaagaagaaacacaaaaaaataaaaaaaagaagaagaagaagcgagatttttaaaaacttgttaaaaacttAAAGAACGactttgacaaaaaaaaaaaaagaaaagaaaaataaaaaatcgacgacagaagaagagaaaaaaagaaaacaaaacacaaagagaaaacaaaaagaagaagaagaagaagaagaattagtCCGAAACGTCCGAACAAAATTTAATGGTTTTCCTTGCAACGAAAGATGTGTGGTTCattattttaactttaatatGTTACCGTtggatcgttaaaaaaaaaagattcagtAACTGCTGAAAATAACAGGGAAGAACCGAACGGGAAGAGAAGAACGCGGTTTCTTTTGTTACATCAAGGAAACACATCCCTCCCCCCTTCCCACGGCTAGCATGTTCTTTTCGTAATTACGTAAGAACAGGTTGGTTCTTGTTTTTgctgtttttttgtttccttcttttttctttccgccCCATACCGGGCCCACTCTTCgtagggagagagggaaaagcaGGAGAAGAGGGCGGGGATGGATCATCGACGTGTATTTCGAACCTGTATAGTGAGAGTGATCGGTGCGCAACATTCAGTTTGACCATATCCCTCGACGACGAGACAGCCAAGGGCGCACCTTGTAAAAGTGAGGACATTACCAGCCAATGGCGCGGAACCCACTAACATAAGTCTCAATCTACCACCCATAGACTCTTGAATCTTCTTGAATACCAGCCTATCCCATACGCCATTGTTCCTCACTATACTCTTCTTGATCTCCCTTTCCTTCGAGCGCATCCCAATGTTAAATATCATTCTCTTGAAGAACGAACTCTGAAGTTCCGATTGTACctgatgaaaaataatacaacGTTAAAACGTAAAACTGTCGTACATCAGTCAgaatattctatatttaaaGAAGCACGAGGTGTATCTTCCGACTCTTTCTAAGTTATACATATAACTaagttatatctatataactaTCTATGTttctatgtatgcatgtatgtatgttcttTGGCAAACGACGAAATCGGCACGTCTGTCGTTCGTTTCTACGTCAATATCGATTCGACTGCTAAATGGCTTAAGTACGTGAAGCTGTCATCCCGAAGGCCTAGACTTCGAAGCGTCTACCGATTATCGATTACGAATCCAACAAAGCGGATATGCCGTCATTTTTTGTCAACCTTCGTAATATAGATCTAAAGCTAATAGATTTGTTTGTATTTACTGTTAGAAAACTCTCGATTGAGTGGTTAATAATGCATATACGTGCacctatgtatatgtgtgtgtgtgtgtgtgtgtgtgtgtgtgtgtgtgtgtatgtggtGTATTTAGATTTTTGGATCTCTTACGATGTCTCTCACGAAGATCGTACAAAAACGTAGCCAAGTTcaatttcctctcttttcgtaCCTCGTGTTCAAGTCACGTTGTTTATTGTTTGTTCAAAGATCAACTCTc is drawn from Vespa crabro chromosome 10, iyVesCrab1.2, whole genome shotgun sequence and contains these coding sequences:
- the LOC124427608 gene encoding vesicle transport through interaction with t-SNAREs homolog 1A; the protein is MASLIDNYEQQYAVLTADITAKIGRIRVQSGSEKRAFIQDVDREIEEAQELLEQMELEVRGMSGSARDRLRGRVESHRAELKRLTQEFQSAKRPKEDVIDIGAEESWESSVTEDQKKRLLDASDKIDRTGRTLQNGYRMVLETEEIGSQVLKDLHDQRETIQRGRGRLRDTDAELGRGSRLLSGMIMRSLQQRLILAVVALALIIVMCFVVYYSFKSKS